In Parabacteroides timonensis, the following proteins share a genomic window:
- a CDS encoding DUF3408 domain-containing protein: MATNKERTSSAAMRKLLLQSASKKEQEIQQIGSVAESTIPQPAIEQPIHEEVKESAPVTETVQEPQPEQMEKPESKPSVQSSPKTEENKVCGKKFSEYLKEQKLKNTEVIRISSETHRKLKQIAMATGLGMHNIANNILEDILTSHNKEIQAILKKYMSI, encoded by the coding sequence ATGGCAACCAACAAAGAAAGGACATCATCAGCCGCCATGAGAAAACTCTTGCTGCAAAGCGCCAGTAAGAAAGAGCAGGAAATCCAGCAGATCGGAAGTGTTGCGGAAAGCACTATTCCCCAACCTGCGATTGAGCAACCCATTCATGAAGAGGTGAAAGAATCGGCTCCGGTCACAGAAACCGTCCAAGAACCTCAGCCGGAACAAATGGAAAAGCCGGAATCCAAACCTTCCGTGCAGTCTTCTCCAAAAACAGAAGAAAACAAAGTCTGCGGAAAAAAATTCTCGGAATATCTGAAAGAACAAAAATTAAAGAACACCGAAGTAATCCGGATATCCAGCGAAACCCACAGAAAGCTGAAGCAGATTGCTATGGCCACTGGATTAGGAATGCACAACATCGCCAACAACATACTTGAAGACATATTGACCAGCCATAACAAGGAGATTCAAGCGATACTGAAGAAGTATATGAGCATCTGA
- a CDS encoding conjugal transfer protein TraO yields MEHIRLTAISLSLLLCTVSAFAQRHYENIPALELNYGTNLFGDAGNYYNLSFSRYINRTSYWKAGLSYFEKPYEYTPNLPQVSTLNPEETIRETIHDKGKDFYVDGGYYRTLASNLKSVYWGIGLGGFIGTEYVRHPDKEYSFIIGSKLETELEVFILPRTALLARIQQHWNPLSIDKWNTVWNVGIKILLY; encoded by the coding sequence ATGGAACACATCAGACTGACCGCTATCAGCCTTAGCTTGCTGTTATGCACCGTAAGCGCTTTTGCGCAACGCCATTATGAGAACATCCCGGCACTTGAACTGAACTACGGCACTAACCTGTTCGGCGATGCAGGCAACTATTACAACCTGTCCTTTTCCAGATACATCAACCGGACAAGCTATTGGAAAGCCGGGCTTAGCTATTTTGAGAAGCCTTACGAATACACACCCAACCTACCGCAAGTCTCTACCTTGAACCCAGAAGAAACGATTCGAGAAACGATACATGACAAGGGTAAGGACTTTTATGTGGACGGCGGTTATTACAGAACCCTGGCCAGCAACCTGAAATCCGTTTACTGGGGCATCGGCCTGGGAGGATTCATCGGTACAGAATACGTCCGCCACCCCGATAAGGAATACAGCTTCATCATCGGATCGAAACTGGAAACGGAACTGGAAGTATTCATCCTGCCCCGAACGGCATTGCTTGCCCGCATACAACAACATTGGAATCCCCTATCCATTGACAAGTGGAACACTGTCTGGAACGTAGGAATAAAGATACTGCTCTACTAA
- a CDS encoding Crp/Fnr family transcriptional regulator: MVQQIASLIDETLAAMNAHHHVRMTDEERAYLDAHFELIHIKKGEHLVTRGEEVCYLYYLESGIVRLWFPDKEKREISARFIQAKEFINFFLSHEEHHAHYNVKALEPCKVWRLPKKDLHQLYELSINFNKLARIHLEKSINRKIKREEDFHTQDAEERYKSLLTNEKWLLRSIPLKDIASYIGITPQALSNIRKRI, translated from the coding sequence ATGGTTCAACAAATTGCCTCCCTGATTGATGAGACACTGGCGGCCATGAACGCCCACCATCACGTGCGGATGACAGATGAAGAAAGGGCGTATCTTGATGCACATTTCGAACTCATCCACATCAAAAAGGGAGAACACCTCGTCACTAGGGGCGAGGAAGTATGTTACCTCTATTATCTGGAATCCGGCATTGTCCGGTTATGGTTTCCGGATAAAGAAAAGAGAGAGATTTCAGCACGGTTTATCCAAGCCAAAGAGTTTATCAATTTTTTCCTTTCACATGAAGAACACCATGCCCACTACAATGTCAAGGCATTGGAGCCATGCAAGGTCTGGAGATTACCTAAAAAAGACCTTCATCAGCTATATGAGTTATCCATCAATTTCAACAAATTGGCCAGGATACACCTAGAAAAGTCTATCAACCGTAAAATCAAGCGGGAAGAGGACTTTCACACACAGGATGCCGAAGAGCGTTATAAATCGCTTTTGACCAATGAAAAATGGCTGTTGCGGTCAATCCCATTGAAAGACATAGCCAGTTATATCGGCATCACACCCCAAGCATTGAGCAACATTCGAAAGCGCATATAA